In Zingiber officinale cultivar Zhangliang chromosome 3B, Zo_v1.1, whole genome shotgun sequence, a single window of DNA contains:
- the LOC122056150 gene encoding rootletin-like, translating to MAGLLAWAADVVGGSGQGDGGVEAGIPVVFTAEQQGYAAELDAKAAALRRSIQDLRLRIPPAHISQRLPDLHAHSLASNAALTLQLNAHSTTREQAQLREMTLQEENDAYEKAISNCQKKIQDKLQETSRLQTKLKEMELVEQDLKAEMEKALVSKDKNQHDTLSADSISQEKFQLEIESSESFKLNDLEEKKRELASIEVIVQRLESEWALVQQESSKKPTSAQREKVLEKQLHSIIEQLTSKQVQAEGLLTEIQTKEKELERLNSLKRKIDTARNHFGKNMLGSEPTMDYPFESHRRPHHTGGRTESQQKLMILRSAFILYILALQIIVFIKIAS from the exons ATGGCGGGGCTGTTGGCGTGGGCGGCGGACGTGGTGGGAGGGAGCGGGCAGGGGGACGGCGGAGTGGAGGCGGGGATCCCTGTGGTATTCACCGCGGAGCAGCAGGGGTATGCGGCGGAGCTTGACGCCAAGGCGGCGGCGCTGAGGCGGTCGATCCAGGACCTGCGGCTCAGGATCCCTCCCGCACACATCTCCCAGCGCCTCCCGGATCTCCATGCCCACTCCCTCGCCTCCAACGCCGCCCTCACCCTCCAATTGAACGCCCACTCCACCACCCGAGAACag GCACAACTTCGGGAGATGACCCTTCAGGAAGAAAATGATGCATATGAAAAGGCAATATCTAATTGCCAAAAGAAGATCCAGGATAAATTGCAGGAGACTAGCCGTCTACAAACTAAACTGAAG GAAATGGAGTTAGTAGAGCAGGATCTGAAAGCTGAGATGGAAAAAGCATTAGTTTCCAAGGATAAGAACCAACATGATACCTTGTCAGCTGATTCCATTAGCCAAGAAAAGTTTCAGCTTGAAATAGAATCATCAGAAAGCTTTAAGCTGAATGACCTAGAGGAGAAGAAAAGGGAGTTG GCTTCCATTGAAGTGATAGTCCAGAGATTGGAGAGTGAATGGGCATTGGTTCAGCAAGAATCTTCAAAGAAGCCTACTTCAG CTCAAAGAGAGAAGGTACTGGAGAAGCAACTCCACAGCATAATTGAACAATTGACTTCAAAGCAG GTTCAAGCAGAAGGATTATTAACTGAGATACAAACTAAAGAGAAAGAGCTGGAGAGATTGAATTCGCTGAAGAGGAAGATAGACACCGCAAGGAACCACTTCGGAAAGAACATGTTAGGTTCTGAACCTACAATGGACTATCCATTTGAGTCTCATAGAAGACCACATCATACCGGTGGCAGAACTGAAAGCCAACAAAAACTCATGATTCTAAGATCTGCTTTTATTCTGTACATATTGGCCCTTCAAATCATTGTCTTTATTAAGATCGCATCATGA
- the LOC122056146 gene encoding GDSL esterase/lipase At2g42990-like, with protein MAVSLFVLFFLLGSAAGRIPAVIVFGDSTVDPGNNDFLLTPLKANFPPYGRDFPGNISTGRFCNGRLSTDFLSASLGLPPTVPPYLDPSLPIQLLASGVSFASAGTGLDPATSQLLSVIPLMEEVELFREYKSRLAAHFGAAEAEAIVGEALYVVSIGTNDYIVNYFPMATERSKQFTVGEFGEFLAAGVAEFVAALHALGARKIVFVGLAPIGCLPLERLTGGGGGCSEEHSAAARGFNDRLEAAVARLDGELPGLRLRFAPLYNFVSDVIQNPQSYGFENAEQGCCGTGELEVSFLCNKWTPYTCPDANRYAFFDSVHPSEKLNGLLSDYLLKTTLAEFI; from the exons ATGGCTGTCAGCCTCTtcgtcctcttcttcctcctcggctCCGCCGCCGGCCGCATTCCGGCAGTCATCGTCTTCGGCGACTCCACCGTCGACCCCGGCAACAACGACTTCCTCCTCACACCACTCAAGGCCAACTTCCCCCCCTACGGCCGTGATTTCCCCGGCAACATCTCTACCGGACGCTTCTGCAACGGCCGCCTCTCCACCGACTTCCTCTCCGCCTCCCTCGGCCTACCACCCACTGTTCCGCCTTACCTCGACCCCTCGCTCCCCATCCAGCTCCTCGCCTCCGGCGTCTCCTTCGCCTCCGCCGGCACCGGCCTCGACCCCGCCACGTCTCAGCTCCTC TCGGTGATTCCGCTGATGGAGGAGGTCGAATTGTTCAGGGAGTACAAGAGCCGGCTGGCGGCGCATTTTGGGGCGGCGGAGGCGGAGGCGATCGTGGGGGAGGCGCTGTACGTGGTCAGCATCGGGACCAACGACTACATTGTGAACTACTTCCCGATGGCGACCGAGCGGAGCAAGCAGTTCACGGTGGGGGAGTTCGGGGAGTTCCTGGCGGCGGGGGTGGCGGAGTTCGTGGCCGCGTTGCACGCGCTGGGGGCCCGCAAGATCGTCTTCGTGGGGCTGGCCCCCATCGGCTGCCTGCCCTTGGAGAGGCTCACCGGCGGTGGAGGCGGATGCTCGGAAGAGCACAGCGCAGCGGCGAGGGGGTTCAACGACAGGCTGGAGGCGGCGGTGGCGAGACTCGACGGGGAGCTGCCGGGGCTGAGGCTGAGGTTTGCGCCACTGTACAATTTCGTGTCTGACGTCATCCAAAACCCCCAATCATACG GGTTTGAGAATGCAGAGCAAGGATGCTGTGGAACAGGCGAGTTGGAGGTGAGCTTCCTGTGCAACAAATGGACCCCTTACACCTGCCCCGATGCCAACCGATATGCCTTCTTCGACTCGGTCCACCCCTCGGAGAAGTTGAACGGCTTGCTGTCCGACTACCTTCTCAAAACGACACTAGCCGAGTTCATATGA
- the LOC121968130 gene encoding uncharacterized protein LOC121968130, with amino-acid sequence MPRDISGYVKLLRSLSQPVFSSGRSPSSDAGVGSRRRSSSSYFRLPSDGILRLSVLKLDGSSFDVRVARTASVRDLKDAVEDLFSELREPEDGKGSISWSHVWGHFCLCYKEHKLTDDKACLKTFRINDGDQLHFMRHLSLNQVSNKRKSSNARAELDQQRISPTGSKVQGEVCEGVDSSPSVDKSNQSFGRIGSVELKLHRLCLLRGRFRYSRLRTTQVTDI; translated from the exons ATGCCAAGAGACATCTCGGGTTACGTGAAGCTGCTGCGGTCCCTCTCGCAGCCCGTCTTTTCCAGTGGCCGTTCCCCCTCATCCGACGCCGGCGTCGGATCCCGTCGGAGAAGCAGTTCGTCCTATTTCCGCCTTCCCTCCGACGGAATCCTCCGCCTCTCCGTCCTCAAACTGGACGGATCATCCTTCG ATGTGCGAGTCGCGAGGACGGCGTCGGTTAGGGATCTCAAGGATGCGGTGGAGGATCTCTTTAGTGAGTTGCGCGAGCCCGAGGACGGGAAAGGCTCTATTTCTTG GTCTCATGTTTGGGGTCATTTTTGCTTATGCTACAAAGAACATAAGCTAACAGATGACAAGGCGTGTTTGAAGACCTTCCGAATCAACgatggagatcag CTGCATTTTATGAGACATCTTTCTCTCAATCAAGTATCAAACAAGAGGAAATCAAGTAATGCCAGAGCTGAACTGGACCAACAGCGAAT TTCACCAACAGGTTCAAAAGTTCAGGGTGAAGTTTGCGAGGGAGTTGATTCTAGTCCATCTGTAGACAAGAGCAATCAGAGTTTTGGTCGGATTGGATCCGTAGAACTGAAGTTGCATCGTCTATGCCTACTTCGTGGACGGTTTCGCTACTCAAGGCTGAGGACAACTCAGGTAACGGATATTTAG